From Microcystis aeruginosa NIES-2549, a single genomic window includes:
- a CDS encoding GxxExxY protein: MSYVSSQYPDSELTGKIIGCAMEVHRILGNGFQEKIYQRALAIEMTYQGLSFSQEHEMNIIYKGTHIGTRRVDFFVEGRIMVEIKAVIKLEDVHLAQAINYIEIYRLPIGLLINFGSRSLEFKRVMKPKPKL; encoded by the coding sequence ATGAGTTACGTTTCTTCTCAATATCCAGACAGCGAATTAACGGGTAAAATAATTGGTTGTGCCATGGAAGTACACCGCATACTAGGAAACGGCTTTCAGGAAAAAATCTATCAACGCGCCTTAGCCATAGAAATGACATATCAAGGACTTTCCTTTAGTCAAGAACACGAAATGAATATCATTTATAAAGGAACACATATCGGCACAAGACGAGTTGATTTTTTTGTAGAAGGAAGGATAATGGTAGAAATCAAAGCCGTCATTAAACTTGAAGATGTTCACCTCGCACAAGCCATTAATTATATAGAAATTTATAGACTTCCCATCGGTTTACTAATTAACTTTGGCTCAAGAAGCTTAGAATTTAAACGAGTCATGAAACCAAAACCAAAACTATGA
- a CDS encoding DUF4359 domain-containing protein has protein sequence MKLARLGGMVLGVVLGGIAGILLTTNPNRQDYEQYASQTLTSYLKDNVCARAQASIEVQALLRGYCKMLVDTGHPFLQEAIATNTSRKNFLIFSVYQTELSFPPPLPSYHFSTVGFLNKLYIYEALEL, from the coding sequence ATGAAATTGGCGCGGTTAGGGGGAATGGTGTTAGGAGTGGTTTTAGGGGGAATTGCGGGGATATTGCTGACAACTAACCCCAATCGTCAAGATTACGAACAATACGCCTCCCAGACGTTAACTAGCTATCTTAAGGATAATGTCTGCGCTCGGGCGCAAGCTTCCATCGAGGTGCAGGCTCTCTTGCGGGGTTACTGTAAAATGTTGGTGGATACGGGTCATCCTTTTTTACAAGAAGCGATCGCCACTAACACATCTAGAAAGAATTTTCTCATTTTCAGCGTTTATCAAACGGAATTATCGTTCCCTCCCCCTTTACCTAGTTATCACTTCAGCACCGTCGGTTTTTTGAACAAATTATACATCTACGAAGCTTTAGAACTGTAG
- a CDS encoding DUF3122 domain-containing protein — MKRFLLLFCVLVSFLLFISLQIDFSLSALALTRQQLEGPGQLLYQSRHSLRDDVGSPWQVVLFKRVKDGETVEISLRLVGFPEGIEFLHPERLTITTAKGQILAAEDAFAQESPAANVGQYKMRDILAQLPVTEAIELSLPLDNPRSLSIPIPVLLEWQSLLFSVNV, encoded by the coding sequence ATGAAACGATTTCTATTATTATTTTGTGTTCTCGTCAGTTTTTTGCTATTTATTAGCCTTCAAATCGATTTTTCCTTGTCCGCACTAGCTCTAACTCGACAACAGCTAGAAGGACCGGGGCAGCTGTTATATCAATCCCGTCATAGTTTGCGCGATGATGTCGGTAGTCCTTGGCAGGTGGTGTTATTTAAACGAGTTAAAGATGGGGAAACGGTAGAAATTAGTTTGCGCTTGGTGGGATTTCCAGAGGGGATTGAGTTTCTTCACCCAGAAAGATTAACGATAACCACTGCTAAAGGGCAAATTTTAGCGGCTGAGGATGCTTTTGCCCAAGAATCACCCGCAGCTAACGTTGGTCAATACAAGATGCGGGATATCTTAGCACAGCTACCCGTTACCGAAGCGATCGAGCTTTCCCTACCCCTAGACAATCCCCGCTCTCTCAGTATCCCGATTCCTGTACTTTTGGAATGGCAAAGTCTGCTTTTTTCCGTAAATGTTTGA
- a CDS encoding HsdM family class I SAM-dependent methyltransferase produces the protein MNTASIVSKVWSFCNTLRDDGVSYGDYLEQLTYLLFLKMADEYAKPPYNRKIGIPFEYDWQSLRSKRGADLEAHYLGILRELAQKKGLLGQIFTKAQNKIQDPAKLLKIITMIDEENWVMMETDVKGDIYEGLLEKNAEDTKSGAGQYFTPRPLIWAMVECLRPQPMATIADPACGTGGFFLAAYNFLVKNYPLDREQKEFLKKSTFHGNEIVANTRRLALMNMFLHNIGDINDEQCFIASTDALIAPSPLSVDYVLANPPFGKKSSLTFTNEDGEQDREDLTYNRQDFWATTSNKQLNFVQHIRSMLKSRGQAAVVVPDNVLFEGGAGETVRKQLLSTTDLHTILRLPTGVFYKQGVKANVIFFDNKPAAKDPWTKAIWFYDFRTNIHFTLKKNPLKPADLQDFITCYHPQNRHQRSETYSEQNPEGRWRKFTYNEIIARDKTSLDIFWLKDKSLTDLDNLPDPDVLALEIMENLEAGLESFRTIVDSLEVTET, from the coding sequence ATGAATACCGCCTCAATTGTGTCAAAAGTTTGGAGTTTTTGTAACACCCTGCGGGATGATGGGGTCAGTTATGGGGACTACCTTGAACAACTCACCTACCTCCTATTCCTGAAAATGGCTGATGAATACGCCAAACCGCCCTATAATCGCAAAATCGGCATCCCCTTTGAATACGACTGGCAAAGTCTGCGCAGCAAACGAGGGGCCGACCTCGAAGCTCATTACCTCGGCATATTACGCGAATTGGCGCAAAAAAAAGGCTTATTAGGGCAAATCTTCACCAAAGCTCAAAACAAAATCCAAGACCCTGCCAAACTGCTCAAAATCATCACCATGATAGATGAAGAAAACTGGGTGATGATGGAAACGGATGTCAAAGGCGACATATACGAAGGACTTCTAGAAAAAAACGCCGAAGACACCAAAAGCGGCGCCGGCCAATACTTCACCCCCCGGCCCTTGATTTGGGCCATGGTAGAATGCTTGCGTCCCCAACCCATGGCAACTATTGCTGACCCTGCCTGTGGAACCGGCGGCTTTTTTCTGGCAGCCTATAACTTTTTGGTCAAAAATTATCCCTTAGACCGAGAACAGAAAGAATTTCTCAAAAAAAGCACCTTTCACGGTAATGAAATCGTCGCCAATACAAGACGCCTGGCATTGATGAATATGTTTCTGCATAATATCGGCGATATTAACGATGAGCAATGCTTTATCGCCTCCACCGATGCTCTGATTGCTCCTTCTCCCCTTAGCGTCGATTATGTCCTTGCTAATCCCCCTTTCGGCAAAAAAAGCAGCCTAACTTTTACCAATGAAGACGGGGAACAGGACCGAGAAGACTTAACCTATAATCGTCAGGATTTTTGGGCAACCACTTCTAATAAACAACTCAACTTCGTCCAGCATATTCGTTCCATGCTCAAAAGCAGAGGACAAGCTGCCGTCGTTGTCCCCGATAACGTCCTTTTCGAGGGTGGCGCCGGGGAAACCGTCCGCAAACAACTATTATCAACCACCGACCTGCATACTATCCTCAGATTACCCACCGGCGTATTTTATAAACAGGGAGTGAAAGCCAACGTCATCTTTTTTGATAATAAACCCGCCGCTAAAGACCCTTGGACAAAAGCCATCTGGTTTTATGACTTTCGCACCAATATTCACTTTACCCTCAAGAAAAACCCCTTAAAACCCGCCGATTTACAGGACTTCATCACCTGCTATCATCCCCAAAATCGTCATCAACGCAGCGAAACCTATTCAGAACAGAATCCCGAAGGACGTTGGCGAAAATTCACATATAATGAGATTATCGCCAGGGATAAAACCAGCCTCGATATATTTTGGCTCAAAGATAAAAGTTTAACCGACCTTGACAACCTGCCTGACCCCGATGTGCTGGCTTTGGAGATTATGGAAAACCTCGAAGCTGGATTAGAAAGCTTTCGGACAATTGTGGACAGTTTAGAAGTCACCGAGACTTAA
- a CDS encoding type II toxin-antitoxin system HicB family antitoxin: MKHKIILYQSEESCSVCCRGLPGCWSQGETEKEGLSNIQDAITEYLSVIEELFPTN, translated from the coding sequence ATGAAACATAAAATCATTCTCTATCAATCCGAAGAAAGCTGCAGCGTCTGTTGTCGGGGGTTGCCCGGTTGTTGGTCCCAGGGAGAGACAGAGAAAGAAGGGTTAAGCAACATTCAAGACGCAATTACTGAATATTTGTCAGTTATTGAGGAATTATTTCCTACAAATTAA
- a CDS encoding chloride channel protein, with the protein MGLFARHQNLRQWFKSQHFGRSATDSRYALLVACLIGILSALAAIILKLGIGWLGGWRVHLVANSSPFLVLPLGGFLLGYSAGWIVEHFSPAAAGGGIPQVKAALAKYPLPLSWRVAVVKMIGAILILGGGLTLGRRAPTVHIGAALAAQLSVWLPTSPDHRRQMIAAGAAAGLAAGFTTPIAGVLFVIEELMRDVSSMTLETAIVASFTGAVVSMMLQNTPSIITEYANISFSAQEIPIYCLLGALAGLLGALFNQGILFCSQMQRRWRLSLAWRIGLVSGLSGTVVAFLPDFFRDNTGLREFLLAGELSWQNTALAFVVYFFLTMISYSSGAPGGLLAPALVLGSCLGFLVGGIETKIMGFGSEPSYALAGMGAFFTGVVRVPVTAIVIVFELHHNFNVVLPLMLTCAVSYITAESILPGSLYQHLLSASGIILNEETPANDVLAHLSAIDVMQSQVEILAADLPLGEVVKIMSRSHHRGFPVVEQGRLLGIFTQSDLDKWRSKNSQTVLREIMTPNPITVAPQAALTDVLFLLNRYQLSRLPVTDGQKLVGIITRTDIIRVEADQLGGVCQLPQRSTPSYVVYQTRSPAVGIGRILLPIANPDTATALFKIAVAIARERNYEIDCLYVITVPRLSSPAEVRVDTREGRKLLHRLERLARQQNISVHTQISVAQDIADGILATIRERHSNLLIMGWTGERSTTGAIFGFSVDTLIAEAPCETILVKLGTKDCFPNDPNRERIWLIPTAGGPNAQRALALLPSLLSLSESSDHPKLWLCKIYSPTELLPDLSILEVLQASLQKAIAQPIVPLPIRSASPAEAVINLVESEDCSLVLLGASRESLLNQFLNGNIPSTIARAVNCTVILVRGELSE; encoded by the coding sequence ATGGGACTTTTTGCCCGTCACCAAAACCTCCGTCAGTGGTTTAAATCCCAACACTTCGGACGTAGCGCGACCGATAGTCGCTATGCTTTACTGGTCGCCTGTTTAATCGGAATTCTCTCCGCCCTTGCCGCTATTATCCTGAAATTGGGCATCGGTTGGTTAGGTGGTTGGCGGGTGCATCTAGTAGCCAATTCCTCTCCTTTCCTAGTTTTGCCCCTCGGCGGTTTTCTGCTTGGTTACAGCGCCGGCTGGATTGTGGAACACTTCTCCCCCGCAGCCGCCGGGGGTGGTATTCCCCAAGTAAAAGCGGCCCTAGCTAAATATCCTTTGCCCCTGTCTTGGCGCGTTGCCGTCGTAAAAATGATCGGGGCGATCCTGATCCTTGGCGGTGGTTTAACCCTTGGTCGTCGGGCCCCCACGGTACACATCGGGGCAGCCCTGGCGGCCCAATTAAGCGTCTGGCTGCCCACCAGTCCCGATCACCGTCGTCAGATGATCGCAGCCGGGGCAGCTGCGGGGTTAGCGGCCGGTTTTACTACTCCCATCGCCGGGGTCCTCTTTGTGATCGAGGAATTAATGCGCGATGTTTCCAGTATGACCCTAGAAACGGCGATCGTGGCTTCCTTTACCGGGGCCGTGGTTTCGATGATGCTGCAGAATACCCCCTCGATCATCACTGAATATGCCAATATTAGCTTCTCTGCCCAAGAAATACCCATTTATTGCCTTTTAGGGGCTTTAGCGGGCTTATTGGGGGCTTTATTCAATCAAGGCATCCTTTTTTGTAGCCAGATGCAGCGGCGTTGGCGGTTATCTTTAGCTTGGCGCATCGGTCTGGTCAGTGGCTTATCGGGAACGGTAGTGGCTTTTTTACCCGACTTTTTCCGAGATAATACGGGTTTACGCGAATTTTTGCTGGCAGGGGAATTAAGTTGGCAGAATACCGCCCTCGCTTTTGTGGTCTATTTTTTCCTGACGATGATCTCCTACAGTTCCGGCGCCCCTGGAGGACTCCTCGCCCCCGCTTTGGTGTTGGGATCCTGTTTGGGGTTTCTGGTGGGGGGAATCGAGACGAAAATTATGGGTTTCGGCAGCGAACCTAGTTATGCTTTAGCGGGTATGGGGGCTTTTTTTACGGGAGTAGTCAGGGTTCCAGTAACGGCGATCGTGATTGTCTTTGAACTGCATCACAATTTTAATGTTGTGCTGCCCCTGATGTTGACCTGTGCCGTTTCTTATATCACTGCCGAAAGCATTCTACCCGGTTCCCTCTATCAGCATTTGCTTTCCGCTAGTGGTATTATTCTCAACGAGGAAACCCCTGCTAATGATGTGCTGGCCCATCTGTCGGCTATAGATGTGATGCAATCGCAGGTGGAAATTCTGGCGGCAGATTTACCCCTGGGGGAAGTGGTGAAAATTATGTCCCGTTCCCATCATCGCGGTTTTCCCGTGGTGGAACAGGGGCGACTATTGGGGATTTTTACCCAAAGTGATCTGGATAAATGGCGATCAAAAAACAGTCAAACCGTCCTGCGGGAGATCATGACTCCCAATCCGATTACGGTGGCCCCCCAGGCAGCGTTAACCGATGTTTTATTTCTGTTAAATCGCTATCAGCTTTCCCGTTTACCCGTTACCGACGGTCAAAAACTGGTGGGGATCATCACCCGCACCGATATTATCCGGGTGGAAGCTGATCAATTAGGGGGGGTTTGTCAACTGCCCCAACGCAGTACCCCTTCCTATGTGGTTTATCAAACTCGTTCCCCGGCTGTGGGAATAGGCCGGATTTTATTACCCATTGCCAATCCCGACACCGCTACCGCTTTGTTTAAAATTGCTGTTGCAATCGCCCGTGAACGCAATTATGAGATAGATTGTCTGTATGTGATTACTGTGCCTCGTCTTAGTTCTCCGGCGGAAGTCAGGGTAGATACGCGGGAAGGACGCAAATTACTTCATCGTCTAGAAAGATTAGCCCGACAGCAGAATATCTCTGTTCATACACAAATTTCGGTGGCTCAGGATATCGCCGACGGGATTTTAGCCACGATTCGCGAACGACACAGCAATTTATTAATTATGGGTTGGACGGGGGAAAGATCGACTACTGGGGCGATTTTTGGGTTTTCAGTCGATACTTTGATCGCTGAGGCTCCCTGTGAAACCATCTTGGTAAAATTGGGGACAAAGGATTGTTTTCCCAACGATCCTAATCGGGAAAGGATTTGGCTGATTCCCACTGCCGGCGGTCCCAATGCTCAACGCGCCTTAGCATTATTGCCTAGTTTGCTGTCTTTGTCCGAGTCTTCGGATCATCCCAAACTTTGGTTATGTAAAATCTATTCTCCGACGGAGTTACTGCCAGATCTGTCTATTTTGGAAGTTTTACAAGCATCTTTACAGAAAGCGATCGCACAGCCGATTGTGCCTTTACCGATTCGTTCGGCCTCTCCGGCCGAGGCGGTAATTAATCTGGTAGAATCGGAGGATTGTTCTTTGGTGCTTTTGGGTGCATCTAGGGAAAGTTTGCTCAATCAGTTCTTAAATGGCAATATCCCCTCGACGATTGCCCGTGCCGTTAACTGCACTGTCATTCTCGTGCGAGGGGAATTATCGGAGTAG
- a CDS encoding DUF1830 domain-containing protein — translation MAQILDPLPNGKKNSILCCYVNATNHIQIVRITNIANWYFERVVFPGQRLVFETLADAFLEIHTGMMASAILSDNIPCERLYISDGDDDDSDGQLDREVFYPHSLEESQGAKIDNTVPFGLTLASA, via the coding sequence ATGGCACAGATTCTCGATCCCCTCCCCAACGGCAAGAAAAATAGTATTCTTTGTTGCTATGTCAATGCGACCAATCATATTCAAATTGTTCGCATCACCAATATTGCTAACTGGTATTTTGAAAGGGTGGTTTTCCCCGGGCAGCGTTTAGTATTTGAGACCCTAGCGGATGCTTTCTTAGAGATTCATACCGGGATGATGGCCAGTGCCATCCTTTCCGATAATATCCCCTGTGAACGCCTTTATATCAGCGATGGGGATGACGATGACTCCGACGGTCAACTGGACAGGGAAGTATTTTATCCCCATTCCCTAGAGGAAAGTCAAGGGGCGAAAATTGACAATACCGTACCCTTCGGTTTAACTTTAGCTTCCGCCTAG
- a CDS encoding restriction endonuclease subunit S produces the protein MTLQDVMELANSNYSDLPPGWTKSAIEELIGHDGIFCDGDWVESKDQDPNGEVRLIQLADIGDGFFKDQSDRFLTFKKSIELNCTYLQKGDILVARLPDPLGRACIFPLSGIKKFVTVVDVCIIRNNSNLINSQYLLYLINSPQTRLEVDKYKSGSTRKRISRKNFAKIQFPIAPLPEQHRIVEKIEELFSELDNGVAYLKKALEQLKTYRQAVLKWAFEGKLTEKWRNTHQDSLEDADTLLEQIKAERKRHYQQQLEDWKQALKEWENNGKETKKPTKPQQPKDLPPLTKEELSNLPSLPNGWMWVKVEELGEVQLGRQRSPKNRSKDFPTKYIRAANITEKGLNLDDIMDMEFTPSEQERYRLKYGDIILSEASGSSEQVGKPAMWKNQIKNCCFQNTVIRLRPICISSEYLLNLFLSYYRNGVFSQVASGVGINHLSANKFSLITVAIAPMQEQTQIVQEIESRLSVCDQLEATLTENLDKAEALRQSILKRAFEGKLVL, from the coding sequence ATGACCTTACAAGATGTGATGGAATTAGCCAACTCAAATTATTCAGATTTACCCCCGGGGTGGACTAAATCAGCTATTGAAGAATTGATCGGTCATGATGGTATATTCTGTGATGGTGATTGGGTAGAGTCAAAAGATCAGGATCCTAATGGTGAAGTAAGGTTAATTCAGCTTGCTGACATTGGAGATGGATTTTTTAAGGATCAATCAGATAGGTTTTTAACTTTTAAAAAATCTATTGAATTGAATTGTACTTATCTACAAAAAGGAGATATTTTAGTAGCAAGACTTCCTGATCCTTTGGGACGTGCTTGTATTTTCCCTTTAAGTGGAATCAAAAAATTTGTTACAGTTGTAGATGTTTGTATTATTAGGAATAATAGCAACTTAATTAATTCACAATACTTGCTATATTTGATAAATTCTCCTCAAACTAGATTAGAGGTCGATAAATATAAAAGTGGTTCTACCAGAAAAAGAATTTCAAGGAAAAACTTTGCTAAAATTCAATTTCCAATTGCTCCCCTACCTGAACAACATCGAATTGTCGAGAAAATTGAAGAATTATTCTCAGAATTAGATAACGGGGTTGCATACCTTAAAAAAGCGCTAGAACAACTAAAAACCTACCGTCAAGCAGTGTTAAAATGGGCATTTGAGGGCAAATTAACCGAAAAATGGCGCAACACACATCAAGACAGTCTAGAGGATGCCGATACCCTATTAGAACAGATTAAAGCTGAAAGAAAACGCCATTATCAGCAACAATTAGAGGACTGGAAACAAGCACTTAAAGAATGGGAAAATAACGGCAAGGAAACCAAAAAACCCACCAAACCCCAACAGCCAAAAGATTTACCTCCCCTCACCAAAGAAGAATTAAGCAATTTACCCAGTTTACCTAATGGTTGGATGTGGGTGAAAGTTGAAGAACTTGGAGAGGTACAATTAGGAAGACAACGTTCACCTAAAAATCGTTCAAAAGACTTTCCAACTAAGTATATTCGTGCTGCAAATATTACAGAGAAAGGTCTTAATCTAGATGATATTATGGACATGGAATTTACCCCATCAGAACAGGAAAGATATAGATTAAAATATGGCGATATTATTTTGTCTGAAGCTTCTGGAAGTTCCGAACAAGTTGGTAAACCTGCAATGTGGAAAAATCAAATTAAAAATTGTTGTTTTCAGAACACTGTGATTCGTCTCAGACCTATTTGTATATCAAGTGAATATCTTCTTAATCTCTTTCTAAGCTATTATCGTAATGGTGTTTTTTCCCAAGTAGCATCTGGTGTAGGGATTAACCATTTAAGTGCGAATAAATTTTCCTTGATTACTGTTGCTATTGCTCCTATGCAAGAACAAACGCAAATCGTGCAAGAAATCGAATCAAGATTATCAGTATGTGACCAATTAGAAGCCACACTCACCGAGAACTTAGACAAAGCAGAAGCATTGCGCCAAAGCATCTTAAAACGGGCCTTTGAGGGGAAACTCGTACTATGA
- a CDS encoding type I restriction-modification enzyme R subunit C-terminal domain-containing protein gives MPSSNQTPENQSRELIDEQLRQAGWSVQDKKEIHFNTSLGVAIREYPTDGGFADYVLFVDREPVGIIEAKREEKGFCLTVAEEQSNKYANSRLKYINNRPLNFIYESTGKLTRFTNRRDPKPRSRLVFSFHQPETLQEWQDKPKSLRDKLQDIPPLDPNGLRECQIKAITNLEASFKRNFPRALLQMATGSGKTFTAITAIYRLLKFADAKRVLFLVDTKNLGEQAEGGFRNFVPNDDNRKFTELYNVQRLSSSYLAKDAQVCISTIQRLYSILKGESLDEAAEQTNPNELVQGKQPVPVVYNPKVPLEFFDFIVIDECHRSIYNVWQQVLLYFDAFLIGLTATPDVRTFAFFHENVVSEYSYTQAVMDGVNVVYQVYIIETEITKNGGRILREYIEKREKLTREKRWVQPDEDIVYTGKQLDRDVVNPSQIRQIIRTFRDKLPELFPHRQEVPKTLIFAKDDSHADDIIQIVREEFSEGNDFCKKVTYKSPEDPKSVLSQFRNYFNPRITVTVDMIATGTDIQPLECLIFMRDVKSRNYYEQMKGRGTRTLDHDGLKKVSQSALSAKTHFIIIDAVGVEQSAKTDSRPLERKSSVPLKDLMMGIMMGTDDSDAYISLACRFARLERQITPKEAEKIKEITGGATLGDMAKALLNATDPDNIEDRAKETYQTTNPTPEQLKAAEKALTRAAAGYLTGELSHYLENVRKVHEQYIDTQNLDRVTFSGWSEAQRIDNQALINDFKAFIEANKDEITALRILYNLPYQQRPVTYKMVKEVLDILKKDRPNLAPVRVWAAYQQIEAVPSNPTSELTALIALIRRVIGLDEVLTPHEKRIDKAFQTWVFQKQAGASVKFNQEQMQWLRAIKEHIISSFALEREDLDYTPFDSMGGIGKLHQLFGDEMEAIIEELNTALVA, from the coding sequence ATGCCTTCCAGCAATCAAACCCCAGAAAACCAATCGCGTGAACTGATTGACGAACAATTGCGTCAAGCGGGATGGTCTGTCCAAGATAAAAAAGAAATCCACTTCAATACCAGTTTAGGGGTGGCTATCAGGGAATATCCAACCGATGGCGGATTCGCTGATTATGTCCTGTTTGTGGATAGAGAACCCGTCGGTATTATTGAGGCCAAACGAGAGGAAAAAGGCTTCTGTTTAACGGTAGCGGAGGAACAATCAAACAAATACGCTAATAGTAGGCTGAAATATATCAATAACCGGCCCCTTAACTTTATTTACGAAAGCACAGGCAAGCTGACGCGCTTTACCAATCGCCGCGACCCGAAACCTCGTTCCCGTCTTGTTTTTTCCTTTCACCAACCCGAAACCCTGCAAGAATGGCAAGATAAACCCAAAAGCTTGCGGGATAAACTGCAAGATATTCCCCCCCTTGACCCGAATGGACTAAGAGAATGTCAAATTAAAGCTATTACCAACTTAGAAGCCTCCTTTAAGCGAAATTTTCCCCGGGCCTTGCTGCAGATGGCCACGGGAAGCGGCAAAACCTTCACCGCTATTACCGCTATTTATCGTCTCCTAAAGTTTGCCGATGCCAAACGGGTGTTATTTCTAGTCGATACCAAAAACTTAGGAGAACAAGCTGAAGGGGGGTTTAGGAATTTTGTTCCCAATGATGATAACCGAAAATTTACCGAACTTTACAACGTTCAGCGATTATCCTCCAGTTATCTGGCCAAAGATGCTCAGGTCTGCATCTCAACCATTCAAAGACTGTATTCTATCCTTAAAGGCGAAAGTCTCGATGAGGCTGCCGAACAAACCAACCCGAATGAATTAGTACAAGGGAAACAACCCGTCCCCGTGGTCTATAATCCGAAAGTTCCTCTTGAATTCTTCGATTTTATCGTCATCGATGAGTGTCATCGCTCGATTTACAACGTTTGGCAACAGGTTTTATTATATTTCGACGCTTTTCTGATTGGTTTAACCGCCACTCCCGACGTGCGGACATTTGCCTTTTTCCATGAAAATGTGGTTAGTGAATACAGCTACACACAAGCGGTAATGGACGGCGTAAACGTGGTTTATCAAGTCTATATTATTGAAACGGAGATAACCAAGAATGGCGGGCGTATTCTCAGGGAATACATCGAAAAAAGGGAAAAATTAACCCGTGAAAAACGCTGGGTACAACCGGATGAGGATATTGTCTATACCGGCAAGCAACTTGACCGAGATGTGGTCAATCCCAGCCAAATACGCCAAATTATCCGCACCTTTCGCGATAAACTGCCAGAATTATTTCCCCATCGCCAAGAAGTCCCGAAAACCCTGATTTTTGCCAAGGATGACAGCCATGCTGACGATATTATTCAGATAGTCCGGGAAGAATTTAGCGAAGGGAACGATTTTTGCAAAAAAGTTACCTATAAATCGCCAGAAGACCCGAAATCTGTGCTTTCTCAGTTCAGAAATTATTTTAATCCCCGTATCACCGTTACAGTCGATATGATTGCCACGGGAACCGATATTCAACCCCTTGAGTGTTTAATTTTTATGCGGGATGTCAAATCTCGAAACTACTACGAACAGATGAAAGGACGAGGTACACGCACCCTTGACCATGATGGTCTCAAAAAAGTCTCTCAATCCGCCCTTTCTGCCAAAACTCACTTTATTATCATCGATGCTGTCGGTGTGGAACAATCAGCCAAAACCGATAGCCGGCCCCTGGAAAGAAAATCCAGTGTCCCCTTAAAAGACCTGATGATGGGCATTATGATGGGAACAGACGATAGCGATGCCTATATCTCCCTAGCCTGTCGTTTTGCGCGATTAGAACGACAAATCACGCCAAAAGAAGCTGAAAAGATAAAAGAAATCACCGGAGGGGCAACTTTGGGAGATATGGCCAAAGCCCTGCTTAATGCCACAGACCCCGATAATATTGAGGATAGGGCTAAAGAAACCTATCAAACCACAAATCCGACCCCAGAACAGTTAAAAGCGGCGGAAAAAGCCCTTACTCGTGCAGCTGCCGGCTATTTGACTGGGGAATTGAGTCATTACCTTGAGAATGTGCGGAAAGTACACGAACAGTACATAGATACTCAGAATCTGGATAGGGTGACATTCTCAGGATGGAGTGAAGCGCAACGGATAGACAATCAAGCCCTAATAAATGACTTTAAAGCCTTTATTGAGGCAAATAAGGACGAAATCACCGCCCTGCGTATCCTCTATAACCTGCCCTATCAACAGCGTCCCGTCACCTATAAAATGGTCAAGGAGGTCTTAGATATTCTCAAAAAAGACCGCCCCAACCTAGCGCCAGTGAGAGTATGGGCAGCCTATCAACAGATAGAAGCGGTGCCAAGCAATCCCACCAGTGAGTTAACGGCATTAATTGCCCTAATCCGGCGTGTTATTGGCTTAGATGAGGTTTTAACCCCCCATGAAAAACGCATCGATAAAGCTTTTCAAACTTGGGTTTTTCAAAAACAGGCGGGCGCATCAGTAAAATTCAATCAAGAACAGATGCAATGGCTACGGGCAATCAAGGAACATATTATCAGTTCTTTTGCCTTAGAGCGAGAGGATTTGGACTATACCCCTTTTGATAGTATGGGGGGAATCGGTAAACTCCATCAGCTTTTTGGCGATGAGATGGAGGCTATTATCGAGGAATTAAACACCGCTTTAGTGGCATAA